In the genome of Acidobacteriota bacterium, the window GCCCGATCATCCGGCGCACATCATGGATTTCGAGACGACGGCGCGCGCGGCCCTGCGTATCTGGGAAAACGGCGGCGTGCCTTTCGCCTTTTCGACGCCCGTGCTGTGCGACGGCACGGCACAATCGAATGCCGGGATGTGCTATTCGCTGGAATCGCGCAATGCGATGACCGCCATGATCGTGAATCAGATGGAGGCGCAGTGCTATCACGGCGCGTTTGTGATTCAAGGCTGCGACAAACAACCGACCGCCGCTATCGTGGCGCTGGCCGCGCTGGACATCACGCGGCGAGCACGCGGCGATGCACCGGTCTTCGCCACGTTCGCGCCCGCCCACGTCTTGAAAGGCGGCAGCTTCCCCGACGCCCTGCGCGCCGAGATCGAAGCCTTAGCCCAACACGCCGACGCGCACAATCAAGCGGCCATCGCGGACGATATGCGCGACGCCTTGCAATACGTTTTGCAATGCACGACCAATCAGGCCTTTCAGGGCGTCTTCACGCGCGCCGTCGCCGCCGGGCTGCTGACGCAAGCCAAGCGTAAAGAATTGGAAAAGCAATTGGCCGTGCATACCTGCGACAGCAAGGGCGGCATTTGCGCCTTCAATGGCACGGGCAATTCGTCGCGGCACATCGTGGCGGGCATGGGGTTGGTGCATCCGGCGCTTGAACTGCTGACCGAGCCGCCGGATCAAACGCGCGTCAATGCCGCCGTGGATGCGCTTTTCACCTACTGCAACAACCCTGATTATTCGGTGGCCGAGATGGTCAAGCGCAATCTCGAAAATGCCGTGCGGATTCATTCGACGACGGGCGGCTCGACCAATCTGATGATGCATTTCGTCGCCTGCATCATCGCCGCAGGCGTGGATTTTTCGATTCAGGAGTATGACCGCATACGCCGCGCCACGCCGATTCCCGATCTGTTCGATTACAGCCTGACGCAGGGCCGCACGATCTTTGAACTGGCCCAGCAATGCTGCACCGGGCAGATTCGCGGAATGGAAACGGTGATGTACGAACTGCTCAACAACGGCGTGCCGATGCGGCTGGACGCGCCGACGGCGACCGGCACGACCTGGCGCGCGCGCTTGGCCGATACGACGAACCTGGCTGCCACGGGCGTGCAAAACAATCCGATCATTCTGAGCAAGCCGCGCCGCCCGATTAGCGGCATTGACGTGTTGAGCAGCAATTTCTTTGATTCGGCAGTCGTGAAAATCAGCGGCATGACCGATGCGCAACTCGATGAGTTCGACACCAAACTCGCCATCGTGCTCTATTTCGAAAACGAAGACGAAGCCAACGCCA includes:
- a CDS encoding dihydroxy-acid dehydratase, whose product is MIRITRGDNPYQREVQGKANEPICVAGVLDRARLLFGRRDVTYSLAEIVERLDENVPRIAIIGGSPDHPAHIMDFETTARAALRIWENGGVPFAFSTPVLCDGTAQSNAGMCYSLESRNAMTAMIVNQMEAQCYHGAFVIQGCDKQPTAAIVALAALDITRRARGDAPVFATFAPAHVLKGGSFPDALRAEIEALAQHADAHNQAAIADDMRDALQYVLQCTTNQAFQGVFTRAVAAGLLTQAKRKELEKQLAVHTCDSKGGICAFNGTGNSSRHIVAGMGLVHPALELLTEPPDQTRVNAAVDALFTYCNNPDYSVAEMVKRNLENAVRIHSTTGGSTNLMMHFVACIIAAGVDFSIQEYDRIRRATPIPDLFDYSLTQGRTIFELAQQCCTGQIRGMETVMYELLNNGVPMRLDAPTATGTTWRARLADTTNLAATGVQNNPIILSKPRRPISGIDVLSSNFFDSAVVKISGMTDAQLDEFDTKLAIVLYFENEDEANAKLLDDHFLESVKQHAALTQQDLLRIYGHNTQQPATEQIAALSRAELFDHLLHEHQLKFAVVISGQGPEAFGMPEMFTPMQHINANRHLKKLALLVTDGRYSGVSYGAAIGHVTPEARRRGGILYLQTGDLLQTNLRARAIVFVDKAALREEGAVRAFSGNLAAERQAIGEERLQHIRQRRLQIVPTNRMDNVTDAARGVVPLGLAECATESVEPLLKLQRAQAGD